From the genome of Mycetocola spongiae, one region includes:
- a CDS encoding IclR family transcriptional regulator, translating to MSDKALTKAEKPGTTTIQSVARASRILIAVAGTDEGLLAKEVADAQGLSLPTAYHLLATLVQEGLLFKDSRRRYVLGPQAEVVAAAIERNSAAPENYLVFLRQLAASTEETAYLSAWRNGEIAVLSSIEGSRAVRVSGLTGSHSDDLHARASGKLLLAYGTPELRERVIAASGFHPRTANTITSAKAFRAELEEIRRVGYAFDREEFELGVICVSAPILVGGTIVACLTVSTPSERFQQNREFIVDAVVAAAHAASS from the coding sequence ATGTCCGATAAAGCGCTAACGAAGGCGGAGAAGCCGGGGACCACCACGATTCAGTCCGTGGCCCGGGCCTCGCGCATCCTGATCGCGGTGGCGGGTACGGACGAGGGGCTCCTGGCCAAGGAGGTCGCCGATGCGCAGGGTCTGTCCCTGCCCACCGCCTACCACCTGCTGGCCACGCTGGTGCAGGAGGGCCTGCTCTTTAAAGACAGCCGCCGGCGCTATGTGCTGGGCCCGCAGGCCGAGGTGGTCGCGGCCGCGATTGAGCGCAATTCCGCCGCCCCCGAAAACTATCTGGTATTCCTGCGCCAGCTCGCCGCCTCCACCGAGGAGACGGCCTATCTGAGCGCGTGGCGCAACGGCGAGATCGCCGTGCTGTCCTCGATCGAGGGCTCGCGCGCCGTGCGCGTCTCGGGCCTGACCGGCTCGCACTCGGACGATCTGCACGCCCGGGCCAGCGGCAAGCTGCTGCTCGCCTATGGCACCCCGGAGCTGCGCGAGCGGGTGATTGCGGCGAGCGGATTCCATCCGCGCACGGCCAATACGATCACCTCGGCGAAGGCCTTCCGCGCGGAGCTGGAGGAGATCCGCCGCGTGGGTTATGCATTTGATCGCGAGGAGTTTGAGCTCGGCGTGATCTGCGTGAGTGCACCCATTCTGGTGGGTGGCACGATCGTGGCCTGCCTCACCGTCTCCACCCCGAGCGAGCGCTTCCAGCAGAACCGCGAGTTCATCGTGGACGCCGTGGTGGCCGCGGCACACGCCGCGAGTAGCTAA
- a CDS encoding SMP-30/gluconolactonase/LRE family protein, with translation MTVNIDVLCDIKNHLGEGPLWDVEQQRLYWIDSKVGNIYRATADGRELRAWDVPGQIGSMALRRDGEGAVVSLDSGFHFLDLATGDTEFIVDPEPDRPVNRLNDGKVDRAGRFIVGSMHGTEDEASGRLYRLDPDLSVHVLDENIIVSNGPCWSPGGETFYFADSWSGEIWAYDYDLATGSVSNRRTFARIDADTIAAADGATVDSEGYLWSAHVFVGKIVRYAPDGTVDRVIDMPVQKVTSVMFGGANLDTLYVTSMAKRYKTRYPADGIQRGSIFAVTGLGVTGVPESRFGA, from the coding sequence ATGACCGTGAACATCGACGTTCTCTGCGATATCAAGAACCACCTCGGCGAGGGGCCGCTCTGGGATGTGGAGCAGCAGCGCCTGTACTGGATCGACAGCAAGGTGGGGAATATCTATCGTGCCACGGCCGATGGCCGCGAGCTGCGCGCCTGGGACGTGCCGGGCCAGATCGGCTCGATGGCCCTGCGCCGCGACGGCGAGGGCGCCGTGGTCTCGCTGGACTCCGGCTTCCACTTTCTGGACCTCGCCACGGGGGATACCGAGTTCATCGTGGACCCCGAGCCGGATCGCCCCGTGAATCGGCTCAACGACGGCAAGGTGGATCGCGCCGGGCGCTTCATCGTGGGATCGATGCACGGCACCGAGGACGAGGCCTCGGGCCGGCTCTACCGGCTCGACCCGGATCTCTCGGTCCACGTCCTGGACGAGAACATCATCGTCTCGAACGGCCCGTGCTGGAGCCCCGGGGGCGAGACGTTTTATTTTGCCGATTCCTGGTCCGGCGAAATCTGGGCCTATGACTACGACCTCGCGACCGGCTCGGTGAGCAACCGCCGCACGTTTGCCCGCATCGATGCCGATACGATCGCCGCGGCCGATGGTGCCACCGTGGACTCGGAGGGTTATCTCTGGAGCGCCCACGTATTTGTGGGCAAGATCGTGCGCTATGCGCCGGATGGCACCGTGGACCGCGTGATCGATATGCCGGTCCAGAAGGTGACCAGCGTGATGTTTGGTGGGGCCAACCTCGACACGCTCTATGTCACGTCGATGGCCAAGCGCTATAAGACCCGCTATCCGGCCGATGGCATCCAGCGCGGCAGCATTTTTGCCGTCACGGGTCTCGGGGTGACCGGGGTGCCGGAATCGCGATTTGGGGCCTAA
- a CDS encoding alpha-ketoacid dehydrogenase subunit alpha/beta — translation MTREDLTPAAAYLQMLTIRASEEKTLELSREGLVAGSVHLCLGQEAIPVGAAAALGENDVVLSTYRGHGWALALGSSLTAVLGEIAQRAGGTNGGRGGSALLSDPDTGFLGENSIVGAGYPIAAGVGVSSRLLGSDRVTLTSIGDGAMNQGASLEGMIFAAARNLPVVFLCENNGWAEMTPLEATTRSADLVERARGLGIDSRIVDGGDPFAVRDAVAEAAAACRRGEGPVFLELKTVRLSGHYNKDIQHYRPREDQEAAEAADPIARFRARALGEGLLTEAECLAAEAEALRAVAEAETAVRAMPLPDTAGVFEHLYAEPVTDLANPDVGETKNLTYQRAVNLALRTELERRPETILYGEDVGFAGGIFGVSRGLHREFGDERVFDTPIAEAAILGSAVGAAMTGARPIVEIMWADFTFVAFDQIINQASNVRYISRGRLSAPLTIRMQQGVTAGSCAQHSQSIEAFFAHIPGIKVGLPATPQDAYDMLRAAVADPDPTVVIEARSLYQMEGEVNPNGPLQRVEGARTHREGADLVIFTWGAMLGTVLEAAELLESTEGISARVVDLRWLRPLDDAAIAEAILATGGRVLIVHEATTTGGFGAEVAARIGESQFENLDGPVLRLGTPDIRMPSAPNLQDAVLPGIAAILAAARRAVA, via the coding sequence ATGACCAGAGAAGATCTCACACCGGCCGCGGCCTATCTACAAATGCTGACCATTCGCGCGAGCGAGGAAAAAACCCTCGAACTCTCCCGCGAGGGTCTGGTGGCGGGCTCCGTGCACCTGTGCCTCGGCCAGGAGGCCATCCCCGTGGGTGCCGCCGCGGCGCTCGGGGAGAACGACGTGGTGCTCTCGACCTATCGCGGTCACGGCTGGGCCCTGGCCCTGGGGTCCAGCCTGACCGCGGTGCTGGGTGAGATCGCGCAGCGCGCGGGCGGCACCAACGGCGGCCGCGGCGGATCGGCGCTGCTGAGCGATCCCGATACCGGCTTCCTGGGGGAAAACTCGATCGTGGGCGCGGGCTATCCGATCGCCGCGGGTGTGGGGGTGTCCTCGCGCCTGCTGGGCAGCGACCGGGTCACGCTCACCAGCATCGGCGATGGCGCGATGAACCAGGGCGCCTCGCTCGAGGGCATGATCTTCGCCGCGGCCCGCAACCTGCCCGTGGTTTTTCTGTGTGAGAACAACGGCTGGGCCGAGATGACCCCGCTTGAGGCCACCACCCGCAGCGCGGACCTGGTCGAGCGCGCGCGTGGCCTCGGCATCGACTCCCGGATCGTGGACGGCGGCGACCCCTTTGCCGTGCGCGATGCCGTGGCCGAGGCCGCCGCCGCATGTCGCCGCGGCGAGGGCCCGGTCTTCCTGGAGCTGAAGACGGTGCGCCTATCCGGGCACTATAACAAGGACATCCAGCACTATCGCCCGCGCGAGGACCAGGAGGCCGCGGAGGCCGCCGATCCGATCGCGCGCTTCCGCGCCCGGGCGCTGGGCGAGGGCCTGCTGACCGAGGCCGAATGCCTCGCGGCCGAGGCCGAGGCGCTGCGGGCCGTCGCGGAGGCGGAGACCGCCGTGCGCGCGATGCCGCTGCCGGATACCGCTGGCGTTTTTGAGCACCTCTATGCCGAACCCGTGACCGATCTGGCCAATCCCGATGTGGGCGAGACCAAAAACCTCACGTATCAGCGCGCGGTGAATCTCGCGCTGCGCACCGAGCTGGAGCGCCGCCCCGAGACCATTCTTTACGGGGAGGACGTCGGATTTGCCGGCGGAATCTTCGGCGTGAGCCGCGGGCTGCACCGCGAGTTTGGCGACGAGCGGGTCTTTGATACCCCGATCGCGGAGGCCGCGATCCTGGGCTCGGCGGTGGGCGCGGCGATGACCGGGGCCCGGCCGATCGTGGAGATCATGTGGGCCGATTTCACGTTTGTGGCATTTGATCAGATCATCAACCAGGCATCTAACGTGCGCTATATCAGCCGCGGTCGTCTCTCCGCCCCGCTCACGATCCGGATGCAGCAGGGCGTCACGGCTGGCTCCTGCGCGCAGCACTCGCAGAGCATCGAGGCGTTTTTTGCCCATATCCCGGGCATTAAGGTGGGCCTGCCGGCCACGCCGCAGGACGCCTATGACATGCTCCGCGCCGCCGTGGCCGATCCCGATCCCACGGTGGTCATCGAGGCCCGCTCGCTCTATCAGATGGAGGGCGAGGTGAACCCCAACGGGCCGCTGCAGCGCGTGGAGGGTGCCCGCACCCATCGCGAGGGCGCCGATCTGGTGATCTTTACGTGGGGCGCGATGCTGGGCACCGTGCTGGAGGCGGCCGAACTGCTGGAATCCACCGAGGGCATTTCCGCCCGGGTGGTGGACCTGCGCTGGCTGCGCCCGCTGGATGACGCCGCGATCGCCGAGGCGATCCTCGCCACCGGGGGCCGCGTGCTGATCGTGCACGAGGCCACCACCACGGGTGGTTTTGGTGCCGAGGTGGCGGCGCGGATCGGGGAGTCCCAGTTTGAAAACCTGGACGGCCCCGTGCTGCGCCTGGGCACCCCCGATATTCGGATGCCCTCGGCGCCCAATCTGCAGGATGCCGTGCTGCCGGGTATCGCCGCGATTCTTGCGGCCGCGCGCCGCGCCGTGGCCTAG
- a CDS encoding NUDIX hydrolase translates to MTQSALPHIPVAALAFIRDRRMLMVTARGRDVIYLPGGKIDAGESAREAVIREVREEVGAELIPETLHEYFDLALQAHGEPEGRLVEMRVFRGELATEPTPSSEVSALHWASTADAPRCPPAGAAVLARLFADGLID, encoded by the coding sequence ATGACCCAGAGCGCGCTTCCCCATATTCCCGTGGCCGCCCTCGCGTTTATTCGCGACCGGCGCATGCTGATGGTCACCGCGCGCGGGCGGGACGTCATCTATCTACCCGGCGGCAAGATCGACGCGGGCGAGAGCGCGCGCGAGGCGGTGATTCGTGAGGTCCGCGAGGAGGTGGGGGCCGAGCTGATCCCGGAGACCCTGCACGAATATTTTGACCTCGCCCTGCAGGCCCACGGTGAGCCCGAGGGGCGGCTCGTGGAGATGCGGGTCTTCCGCGGGGAGCTTGCGACCGAGCCCACCCCGAGCAGCGAGGTGAGCGCCCTGCACTGGGCGAGTACCGCCGATGCTCCTCGCTGCCCGCCCGCGGGGGCCGCGGTGCTCGCCCGGCTCTTCGCCGACGGGCTGATCGACTAG
- a CDS encoding phage holin family protein yields the protein MSDSSKRSLIALIADLPGQISALVKAEIEQAKVKAIHLGKNAGMGAVFVAVALIFVFFAVGTLVAVIILALALVMPAWLAALIVFVLFILLAAVFGYIALRYFKRLSEEQGPIEGLQKDFRAVKGVGEYERK from the coding sequence ATGAGTGATTCCTCCAAGCGTTCGCTGATCGCGCTGATCGCCGATCTGCCGGGCCAAATCTCGGCGCTCGTGAAGGCCGAGATCGAACAGGCCAAGGTTAAGGCCATCCACCTCGGCAAAAACGCCGGAATGGGTGCGGTTTTTGTGGCCGTGGCCCTGATCTTTGTGTTTTTTGCCGTGGGTACGCTGGTGGCGGTCATCATCCTGGCGCTCGCGCTGGTGATGCCCGCATGGCTCGCGGCCCTCATCGTTTTTGTGCTGTTTATTCTCCTGGCCGCCGTATTTGGGTATATCGCACTGCGATACTTTAAGCGCCTGAGCGAGGAGCAGGGCCCGATCGAGGGTCTGCAGAAGGATTTTCGAGCGGTAAAGGGAGTGGGCGAATATGAGCGTAAATAA
- a CDS encoding glycine--tRNA ligase, producing the protein MAASRLDKVIALARHRGFVFQAGEIYGGSRSAWDYGPLGVALKENIKRQWWKTMVQGRSDVVGLDSSVILPRKVWEASGHVEVFTDPLVESTITHKRYRADHLWEAFEAKHGREPASWDEIPDPDTGVRGNWTEPKAFSGLLKTTLGPVEDESGMHYLRPETAQGIFVNFANVLQASRQKPPFGIGQIGKSFRNEITPGNFIFRTREFEQMELEFFVEPGTDEQWHEYWLEERMKWYTDLGIDRDNLRFFEHPKEKLSHYAKRTVDVEYRFGFPGGEWGELEGVANRTDYDLKTHSEASGKDLSYFDQPKNERWIPYVIEPAAGLTRSLMAFLVDAYDEEEVPNSKGGVDTRTVLRLDPRLAPVKVAILPLSRNEALSPLAREVAAELRETWNVDFDDAGAIGRRYRRQDEVGTPFCVTVDFDSLEDKAVTVRDRDSMKQERVAIADLYLYFAERLRGA; encoded by the coding sequence GTGGCAGCCAGCCGTCTCGATAAAGTCATCGCCCTCGCCCGTCATCGCGGATTTGTCTTCCAGGCCGGTGAAATCTATGGTGGATCGCGTTCCGCATGGGATTACGGCCCTCTCGGTGTCGCGCTTAAGGAAAACATCAAGCGCCAGTGGTGGAAAACCATGGTCCAGGGTCGCTCCGACGTCGTGGGACTCGACTCCAGCGTGATCCTTCCCCGCAAGGTCTGGGAGGCCTCGGGACACGTGGAGGTCTTCACAGATCCCCTCGTGGAATCCACCATCACCCATAAGCGTTACCGCGCGGATCACCTGTGGGAGGCCTTCGAGGCCAAGCACGGCCGCGAGCCCGCGAGCTGGGACGAGATCCCCGACCCCGATACCGGAGTCCGCGGAAACTGGACCGAGCCCAAGGCCTTCTCCGGCCTGCTCAAGACCACGCTGGGTCCCGTGGAGGACGAGTCCGGAATGCACTATCTGCGTCCCGAGACCGCCCAGGGTATCTTCGTGAACTTCGCCAACGTGCTGCAGGCCTCGCGCCAGAAGCCGCCGTTTGGAATCGGCCAGATCGGAAAGTCCTTCCGTAACGAGATCACCCCCGGAAACTTCATCTTCCGCACGCGCGAATTTGAGCAGATGGAGCTGGAGTTCTTTGTGGAGCCCGGCACCGATGAGCAGTGGCACGAGTACTGGCTCGAGGAGCGCATGAAGTGGTATACCGACCTGGGTATCGACCGCGATAACCTGCGCTTCTTTGAGCACCCCAAGGAAAAGCTCTCGCACTATGCCAAGCGCACCGTGGACGTGGAATACCGCTTTGGTTTCCCCGGCGGCGAGTGGGGCGAGCTGGAGGGTGTGGCCAACCGCACCGATTATGACCTCAAGACCCACTCCGAGGCCTCGGGCAAGGACCTGTCATATTTTGACCAGCCCAAGAACGAGCGTTGGATCCCCTATGTCATCGAGCCCGCGGCGGGTCTGACCCGCTCGCTCATGGCGTTCCTCGTGGACGCCTATGACGAGGAGGAGGTTCCCAATTCCAAGGGTGGCGTGGATACCCGCACCGTCCTGCGCCTCGACCCGCGCCTGGCCCCGGTCAAGGTGGCCATCCTGCCGCTGAGCCGGAACGAGGCGCTCTCGCCGCTGGCCCGCGAGGTCGCCGCCGAGCTGCGCGAGACCTGGAACGTGGACTTCGACGATGCCGGCGCAATCGGCCGCCGCTACCGCCGCCAGGACGAGGTGGGTACGCCCTTCTGTGTCACGGTGGACTTCGATTCGCTCGAGGATAAGGCCGTCACCGTGCGTGACCGCGACAGCATGAAGCAGGAGCGCGTCGCGATTGCCGACCTCTACCTGTACTTCGCCGAGCGCCTGCGCGGAGCCTAG
- a CDS encoding GNAT family N-acetyltransferase, which produces MSTPKPANSDLWAHREIAPDIVLRPIAGGDGPALAAAHRKNRAHLAPWDPLRSESFFRDDAQSVEALNLHAACRDGQMLPLVLCAGDRIIGRATLSGISGGPFCSANLGYWVDAEFTGRGLARAAIARTAEIARNSLGLHRLQAAALPHNAASRAVLRASGFHEIGLAPAYLQIAGTWQDHVLSQLILHDSEWPAAAKPIPG; this is translated from the coding sequence ATGTCGACGCCTAAACCCGCCAACAGCGATCTCTGGGCCCACCGGGAGATCGCACCCGATATCGTGCTGCGGCCGATCGCCGGGGGTGATGGGCCCGCCCTCGCGGCGGCCCATCGCAAAAATCGGGCCCATCTTGCACCCTGGGATCCGCTGCGCAGCGAGTCCTTTTTTCGCGACGATGCCCAGTCGGTGGAGGCGCTTAACCTGCACGCTGCCTGCCGGGATGGGCAAATGCTTCCGCTGGTGCTCTGTGCCGGGGACCGCATCATCGGCCGCGCGACGCTTTCGGGAATTTCCGGCGGACCGTTTTGCAGCGCCAATCTGGGCTATTGGGTGGATGCGGAATTCACGGGGCGCGGGCTTGCCCGTGCGGCGATCGCGCGCACCGCGGAGATTGCGCGCAACAGCCTGGGGTTGCATCGCCTCCAGGCCGCCGCACTGCCGCATAACGCGGCCTCGCGCGCGGTGCTCCGGGCCTCGGGGTTTCACGAGATTGGGCTCGCCCCGGCCTATCTGCAAATCGCCGGTACCTGGCAGGATCACGTGCTCTCCCAGCTGATCCTGCACGATAGCGAGTGGCCGGCCGCCGCGAAACCCATCCCCGGTTAG
- a CDS encoding SDR family NAD(P)-dependent oxidoreductase, with protein MKLGLENKVVLCTGAAGGIGRPTARIFAEEGARVICVDRDASAVEELVASLPGEGHTGIALTVHDRATAEEVVARVLATYGRIDVLAHLAAMLQTVELTEVTEEQWMAHMNVNVNATFFLARAAAEAMCEHGDGGRVTIISSGAWLSGGLSTRLPYATTKGAVTTMARGLAKAYGPRNITVNTIAPGLIDTAMMRDGLTPERRVELEEATPLRRFGTPEEIASVIVFTSSAPASFISGATLNVSGGNTLY; from the coding sequence GTGAAGCTGGGCCTGGAAAATAAGGTAGTTCTGTGCACGGGAGCCGCGGGTGGCATCGGCCGCCCCACGGCGCGAATTTTTGCCGAGGAGGGCGCGCGGGTTATCTGCGTGGATCGCGATGCGTCCGCGGTGGAGGAGCTCGTGGCCTCGCTCCCGGGGGAGGGCCATACCGGGATAGCGCTCACGGTGCACGATCGGGCCACGGCCGAGGAGGTGGTGGCGCGCGTGCTGGCCACCTATGGCCGAATCGACGTGCTGGCCCATCTCGCGGCGATGCTACAGACCGTGGAGCTCACCGAGGTCACCGAGGAACAGTGGATGGCCCATATGAACGTCAACGTGAACGCCACGTTTTTCCTCGCGCGTGCCGCGGCCGAGGCGATGTGTGAGCACGGCGATGGCGGCCGGGTCACGATCATCTCCTCGGGTGCCTGGCTCTCCGGCGGACTGTCCACGCGCCTGCCCTATGCCACCACCAAGGGTGCGGTGACCACGATGGCGCGCGGGCTCGCGAAGGCCTATGGGCCGCGCAATATCACGGTGAATACGATCGCCCCGGGCCTGATCGATACCGCGATGATGCGCGATGGCCTCACCCCGGAGCGCCGCGTGGAGCTCGAGGAGGCCACGCCGCTGCGCCGATTTGGCACGCCCGAGGAGATTGCCTCGGTGATCGTCTTCACGAGCTCGGCACCCGCGAGCTTCATCTCGGGCGCGACGCTGAATGTCTCGGGCGGCAATACCCTCTACTGA
- a CDS encoding MDR family oxidoreductase, with amino-acid sequence MTETEMFNAWWVGEDDTHIRPTSTAELGEGDTLVRVEFSGINYKDGLALSRRPGVLRTLPLIPGIDLVGMVRSSTQERWSVGERVLINGAGLGETHNGGLAQFARVNGDDLVRVPETLSNFRAAAIGTAGFTAMLSVLALEDRGITASSGPVLVTGASGGVGSIAVALLAGLGYEVVASTGRIAEQGNFLRHLGASALLDRAELSEPGKPLQKQSYAAVVDSVGSHTLVNALARLDYGGVATSCGLAQGIDLPGTVMPFILRGVSLTGINSVYAPSALRERAWQRLARDLDIGLLDSLTSSIALDEAGTAAEQILAGKLRGRTVVDVDA; translated from the coding sequence ATGACTGAGACAGAGATGTTTAACGCCTGGTGGGTGGGCGAGGATGACACCCATATCCGGCCCACGTCCACCGCGGAGCTGGGCGAGGGCGACACCCTGGTCCGCGTGGAGTTTTCCGGCATCAACTATAAGGACGGCCTGGCGCTGAGCCGGCGTCCCGGCGTGCTGCGCACGCTTCCCCTGATCCCGGGGATCGACCTGGTCGGAATGGTGCGCTCCTCCACCCAGGAGCGCTGGAGCGTGGGCGAGCGCGTGCTTATCAACGGTGCCGGGCTCGGCGAGACCCATAACGGAGGGCTGGCGCAGTTTGCCCGGGTAAACGGCGATGATCTGGTTCGTGTGCCCGAGACGCTGAGCAATTTTCGCGCCGCCGCGATCGGTACCGCCGGGTTCACCGCGATGCTCTCGGTGCTTGCGCTGGAGGATCGTGGCATCACCGCCTCCTCCGGACCGGTCCTGGTTACGGGGGCGAGCGGCGGCGTGGGCAGCATCGCCGTGGCGCTCCTCGCCGGCCTCGGCTATGAAGTGGTGGCCTCCACCGGTCGCATCGCCGAGCAGGGAAATTTCCTGCGGCATCTGGGGGCCTCCGCGCTCCTGGATCGCGCCGAATTATCCGAGCCCGGCAAGCCCCTCCAGAAGCAGAGCTATGCGGCGGTGGTGGACTCGGTTGGCAGCCATACACTGGTGAACGCTCTTGCCCGCCTTGATTATGGTGGCGTCGCCACCAGCTGTGGCCTCGCCCAGGGAATCGATCTGCCGGGTACCGTGATGCCCTTTATTTTGCGTGGCGTGAGCCTGACCGGAATCAACTCGGTATACGCCCCGAGCGCCCTGCGGGAGCGGGCCTGGCAGCGTCTCGCCCGCGACCTGGACATCGGGCTTCTCGACTCGCTGACGAGTTCCATCGCGCTGGATGAGGCGGGCACGGCGGCCGAACAGATTCTCGCCGGGAAACTCCGCGGCCGAACGGTCGTGGATGTCGACGCCTAA
- a CDS encoding uroporphyrinogen-III synthase: protein MTTADLSSKPLAGWRILVPRGGPWGDGVAAELRSRGATPVIAPMVNFAPTDDPEALASALEALQQGAFDWLTLTSATTVDVLYSQGVKIPAHTKIAAVGETTAAAAQAAGFTVNLVPEQDNSASGMVRELAEREPEPRRFLTLRAEDAKPVLTRGLIAAGHDVLSVMAFRTVGEPVSEKVVADVHSGRINALLVTSGSIAEQVVKQFGAIPQSTLVAAIGPRTAKDAAAVGLEVHLVARHQTVTALLDAVVTASDNGATFRR from the coding sequence ATGACTACAGCAGATTTGTCCTCCAAGCCGCTGGCCGGCTGGCGGATCCTGGTGCCCCGAGGAGGGCCCTGGGGAGACGGCGTCGCCGCCGAGCTTCGCAGCCGCGGAGCCACGCCGGTGATCGCCCCGATGGTGAATTTTGCGCCCACGGATGATCCCGAGGCCCTGGCCTCGGCGCTCGAGGCGCTCCAGCAGGGGGCCTTCGACTGGCTCACCCTGACCAGCGCCACCACGGTGGATGTGCTGTATTCGCAGGGGGTGAAGATCCCCGCCCATACCAAGATTGCCGCGGTGGGAGAGACCACTGCGGCGGCGGCACAGGCAGCGGGGTTTACCGTGAACCTCGTGCCCGAGCAGGATAATTCCGCCTCCGGCATGGTGCGCGAGCTGGCCGAGCGCGAGCCCGAGCCGCGCCGCTTCCTCACGCTGCGCGCCGAGGATGCCAAACCCGTTCTTACCCGCGGCCTGATCGCCGCGGGACACGATGTCCTCTCCGTGATGGCGTTTCGCACGGTCGGCGAACCGGTCTCGGAAAAGGTGGTCGCCGATGTCCACAGCGGCCGCATTAATGCCCTCCTGGTGACCTCGGGCAGCATCGCCGAGCAGGTGGTGAAGCAATTCGGGGCGATCCCGCAGAGCACCCTCGTGGCCGCAATCGGCCCCCGCACCGCAAAGGACGCCGCCGCGGTCGGCCTCGAGGTGCACCTTGTCGCCCGCCATCAGACGGTTACCGCGCTGCTGGATGCGGTGGTCACCGCATCCGATAACGGCGCCACTTTCCGCCGCTGA
- a CDS encoding DUF4190 domain-containing protein codes for MTYEQPAGPQTSAASAPVMPGWNVLAIIGFIVSVLGMPVVGIVLAAVGLGQIRRTGERGRGLAIAGIIVGSVVVLAYIALGIFLLVGLLIVSSSSGDALALIAG; via the coding sequence ATGACCTATGAGCAGCCCGCGGGCCCCCAAACCTCTGCAGCCTCGGCGCCCGTTATGCCGGGCTGGAACGTCCTGGCAATCATCGGGTTTATCGTTTCCGTGCTGGGTATGCCGGTCGTGGGAATTGTGCTCGCGGCCGTGGGCCTGGGCCAGATTCGGCGCACGGGCGAGCGCGGGCGGGGCCTGGCGATAGCCGGCATCATCGTGGGTTCGGTGGTGGTGCTGGCCTATATTGCGCTGGGCATCTTTCTGCTGGTGGGGCTCCTGATCGTATCCTCCTCCTCCGGCGATGCCCTCGCGCTCATTGCGGGATAG
- a CDS encoding L-lactate dehydrogenase, translated as MIENSKLAIIGAGSVGSSLAYAALIRGSAREIALYDVDAARAEAEVLDLSHGSPFTGATVVSGGGDISVVADANVVVITAGAKQLPGQTRLDLAGVNARILESLLPTLVELAPRAVFILVTNPCDVLTVKAETLVDLPPGRIFSSGTVLDSARLRWLVASAAGVAPASVHAAIIGEHGDTEFPLWSQAKIGPTPLAEWAGADGLPLFTEEVRSRLHHEVVNSAYTVIEGKGATNYAIGLSAARIVEAILRDEKAVLPVSSLLRGYRGLDGVALSVPSVVGSRGVERLLEVPMDTRELAQFHASAAALRASATALGF; from the coding sequence ATGATCGAAAACTCCAAGCTGGCCATCATCGGTGCCGGCAGCGTGGGTAGCTCGCTTGCCTATGCGGCGCTGATTCGCGGCTCAGCCCGGGAGATTGCCCTCTACGATGTGGACGCGGCGCGGGCCGAGGCCGAGGTGCTTGACCTCTCCCACGGGTCCCCGTTCACCGGGGCCACGGTGGTCAGCGGCGGCGGCGATATCTCGGTGGTGGCCGATGCAAACGTGGTGGTCATCACGGCGGGGGCAAAACAGCTCCCGGGCCAGACCCGGCTTGATCTGGCCGGGGTGAACGCGCGCATCCTGGAATCGCTCCTCCCCACCCTCGTGGAACTCGCGCCCCGCGCCGTTTTCATCCTGGTCACCAACCCCTGCGATGTTCTCACCGTGAAGGCCGAAACCCTGGTGGATCTGCCCCCGGGACGCATCTTCTCCTCCGGCACGGTTCTTGATTCGGCGCGCCTGCGCTGGCTCGTGGCCAGCGCCGCGGGGGTGGCACCGGCCAGTGTGCATGCCGCCATCATCGGCGAGCACGGCGATACCGAGTTTCCGCTGTGGTCCCAGGCAAAGATCGGCCCCACCCCGCTCGCGGAATGGGCGGGCGCCGATGGGCTCCCCCTTTTCACCGAGGAGGTACGTTCGCGGCTGCACCACGAGGTGGTGAACTCGGCCTATACGGTGATCGAGGGCAAGGGGGCCACCAATTATGCGATTGGGCTCTCGGCCGCCCGCATCGTGGAGGCAATCCTGCGCGATGAAAAGGCGGTGCTACCCGTGAGCTCGCTGCTGCGAGGCTATCGTGGCCTCGACGGTGTTGCGCTCAGCGTGCCCTCGGTTGTCGGGTCGCGCGGGGTTGAGCGCCTGCTGGAGGTTCCCATGGACACACGCGAGCTTGCGCAATTCCATGCCTCGGCCGCGGCGCTGCGCGCCAGCGCCACCGCACTCGGTTTTTAG